The stretch of DNA CGGCACCTCCGCGAGGACGATGGTCACCGCGAACACCGCATCGAGCACCATAATTTCGGTAAACGAGAGATTTCTCGATTCGAGCAGGACGACCCAGATGGGCGCGATGAAGCCGAATGACGCGCCTGCCATGTAGACGTAGTAGCGGACAATCAGGCTCGTCTGTGTTCGTGTCATCCCCGTCCCCTCCAGTTAATAGAAGGAGGAACGCGGGAGGGAAAGCCGTTCCTCTGGGCAGTGCTGACACTGGCCAGGTTAGCGGCAGAAGAATTAGTGGTAGTGGTTCGCTTCCCGAGTCTTCGTCCTACGGACTCAGGCGTTGGCGATCTCTTGGGGACACCGTTGGACTGCACTTCGTTTGTCCGACGAGCTCCCACTCGATGGGGCGCGCCGTCGCCTATGGCGACAGGCGCTGACGATCTCGCGGGAACAGAACCGCTTCACGAATGTTCGACAGTCCGAGCATCGTCATGACGAGACGCTCGACACCGTACGCCCAGCCCGCGTGTGGCGGCATGCCGTACTTGAACATCTTGGTGTAGTATTCGAAGGCGTCCGGGTCGAGACCCTGCTGTTTGAAGCCTTCGACGAGGTTGTCGTAGCGGTGTTCACGCTGGCCGCCGGAGACGAGTTCCATGCGTGGGTGCATGAGGTCGAAGCCCTTCGAGAGGTCGGGGTCGTCGTCGTAATCCTGAATGTAGAACGGCTTGATTTCGCTTGGCCAGTCGATGATGAAGTAGTGGCCACCGACGTCCTTACCGAGTGCTTTCTCGCCTTCGGTCGGAAGGTCGTCGCCCCAGACGAGCTGCTCGTCGAGTTCGCCCGTCGCGTTGATGCGCTGGATGGCTTCCTCGTAGGTGAGGCGTGGGAAGTCGTCTTCTGGCACTTCGAACTCGTCTTCGAGACCAAGAAGTTCGAGTTCGCGCTGGCAGTTCTCTGCGACCGCAGTGTAGGCTGCCTTGAGCGTGCCTTCGCACACGTCCATCGCCTCTTGATGGTCGATGAATGCGCTCTCGAAGTCGATCATCGTCGCTTCGTTCAGGTGGCGCGGCGTGTTGTGCTCTTCAGCGCGGAAGATTGGGCCGATTTCGAAGACGCGCTCTAAGCCGGAGCCGACCATGAGCTGTTTGAACAGTTGTGGCGACTGGTTCATGAACGCTTCCTGGCCGAAGTAGGTGATTGGGAACAGTTCCGTGCCACCCTCGGTGCCGGTTGCGACGATTTTCGGCGTGTTGATCTCGGTGCCGCCAACGGAGCGGAAGTAGTCGCGCACGGCGCGGAGGATTTCGGCGCGAATCTCGAAGATGGCCTTCGTCTCGTCGCGGCGGGCGTCTAAGGTGCGGTTGTCGAGGCGCGTCGAGAGTTCAGCGTCCACTTTTCCCGACGGGTCGAGCGGCAGCTCTGGCTCGGCAGGTGCGAGCACTTCGATGGAGTCGGGGACGATTTCGACGCCGGTTGGCGCGCGTGGCTCTTCTTCTGCCTTGCCGGTGACCTGCACGACGCTTTCGCGCGAGACGTGCGTGCCCGTCTCGACGAGGTCGTCGTCCATCTCGTCTTTCTCGAATTTGACCTGAATCTTACCGGTCTTGTCGCGAACGATGAGGAATGCAATGCCGCCGAGGTCGCGCGTCTCGTGCGCCCACCCCGCGATAGTGACCGTTTCGCCGGGCGAAACGTCTGCCGTGTGTGTCCGGTCTTCCATACCGGCGCATTTGGAGGCACTCCCTTTAACACCCGCGTTTTCACCGCTCACACACACCTCCTAAAACGAGGCGCATTCGCAC from Haladaptatus sp. ZSTT2 encodes:
- the aspS gene encoding aspartate--tRNA(Asn) ligase, yielding MEDRTHTADVSPGETVTIAGWAHETRDLGGIAFLIVRDKTGKIQVKFEKDEMDDDLVETGTHVSRESVVQVTGKAEEEPRAPTGVEIVPDSIEVLAPAEPELPLDPSGKVDAELSTRLDNRTLDARRDETKAIFEIRAEILRAVRDYFRSVGGTEINTPKIVATGTEGGTELFPITYFGQEAFMNQSPQLFKQLMVGSGLERVFEIGPIFRAEEHNTPRHLNEATMIDFESAFIDHQEAMDVCEGTLKAAYTAVAENCQRELELLGLEDEFEVPEDDFPRLTYEEAIQRINATGELDEQLVWGDDLPTEGEKALGKDVGGHYFIIDWPSEIKPFYIQDYDDDPDLSKGFDLMHPRMELVSGGQREHRYDNLVEGFKQQGLDPDAFEYYTKMFKYGMPPHAGWAYGVERLVMTMLGLSNIREAVLFPRDRQRLSP